Proteins found in one Nostoc sp. NIES-3756 genomic segment:
- a CDS encoding hemerythrin domain-containing protein, which translates to MVSTLDDAKRNAIGVKLADVRLLQQLIIENEEIFLRESTDGEISNRIRDFLEDDRKNLGIIETVIVQYGVQQQPRQTVTEMVDQVRKLMQGSQLSFFEKVSQHELLKHKQVMSGLLVHKAAQKVGADVLAAIGPLNTVNFENRAHQEQLKGILEILGVRELTGQDADQGIWGRVQDAIAAFSGVVGSAVTQGSDKQDMNIQDVLRLDHNKVNVLFTELAQSNNPQKIQEYFGQIYKDLTAHAEAEEEVVYPRVRSFYGQSDTQELYDEQADMKRRLEQIKAINPSAPEFKQRVKDLADIVMDHVRQEESTMFAAIRNNLSSDQTEQLATEFKAAKSRIQQRLAGQASGAGV; encoded by the coding sequence ATGGTATCAACTTTAGATGATGCAAAACGTAATGCTATCGGCGTTAAATTAGCAGATGTAAGACTACTTCAACAGTTGATTATTGAAAACGAAGAAATCTTTTTAAGAGAATCAACTGACGGAGAAATTTCTAACCGCATTCGTGATTTCCTGGAAGATGACCGTAAAAACTTGGGCATCATAGAAACCGTTATCGTTCAATATGGCGTTCAGCAACAACCAAGACAAACAGTCACCGAAATGGTTGACCAAGTTCGCAAATTGATGCAAGGTTCTCAACTCAGCTTCTTTGAAAAAGTATCTCAGCATGAGTTGCTCAAGCACAAACAAGTAATGAGCGGTTTGCTGGTTCACAAAGCAGCACAAAAAGTAGGCGCTGACGTATTAGCAGCAATCGGCCCTTTAAACACTGTTAACTTTGAGAACCGCGCTCACCAAGAACAACTCAAAGGTATTTTAGAAATTTTGGGTGTGCGTGAACTCACAGGACAAGACGCAGACCAAGGTATTTGGGGACGTGTTCAAGATGCGATCGCAGCCTTCAGTGGTGTAGTAGGTAGCGCCGTAACCCAAGGTTCTGATAAGCAAGACATGAACATTCAAGACGTTCTGCGTCTGGATCACAACAAAGTCAACGTCCTGTTCACAGAACTAGCACAAAGCAACAATCCTCAAAAGATCCAAGAGTACTTTGGTCAAATCTACAAGGATCTAACTGCTCACGCTGAAGCTGAAGAAGAAGTCGTATACCCCAGAGTTCGCTCCTTCTACGGTCAAAGTGATACCCAAGAACTGTATGACGAACAAGCCGATATGAAGCGTCGGTTAGAGCAAATCAAGGCTATCAACCCCTCTGCTCCTGAGTTCAAACAAAGAGTCAAAGACTTGGCTGATATCGTGATGGATCACGTTCGTCAAGAAGAAAGCACCATGTTTGCTGCTATCCGCAACAACCTCAGCAGCGACCAAACTGAGCAACTAGCTACCGAGTTCAAAGCTGCTAAAAGCAGAATCCAACAAAGATTAGCTGGTCAAGCTAGCGGTGCAGGTGTGTAA
- a CDS encoding response regulator, with protein sequence MSKSNVIRILIADDHPILGQALTMFLQCEPDMTVVGHAGDGKEAVELFRYHQPDVALMDLQMPQMEGADAIATICGNFKHSRIIVLTTFDGDEDIYRGLRAGAKGYILKGAEPSELLNAIRTVHQGHKYIPPSIAAKLAERMDRDELSDRELEVMRLIAKGKNNQQISNLLNIAESTVRFHANNIFGKLNVRDRTQALVTALNRGIVRL encoded by the coding sequence ATGAGCAAATCCAATGTCATTCGCATCTTGATTGCTGACGATCATCCGATTCTAGGACAAGCTTTAACAATGTTTCTCCAATGTGAGCCAGATATGACCGTAGTTGGTCATGCTGGCGATGGAAAAGAGGCGGTAGAACTTTTCCGCTACCATCAACCTGACGTGGCGCTAATGGATTTACAAATGCCGCAGATGGAAGGTGCAGATGCGATCGCTACTATTTGTGGTAATTTTAAACACTCTCGGATTATCGTCTTAACAACCTTTGATGGTGATGAGGATATCTATCGAGGATTAAGGGCTGGTGCAAAAGGTTATATTCTTAAGGGGGCGGAACCAAGCGAACTTTTAAATGCAATTCGTACCGTTCATCAAGGGCATAAGTATATTCCGCCAAGTATAGCAGCAAAGTTAGCAGAACGGATGGATAGGGACGAATTGAGCGATCGCGAGTTGGAAGTGATGCGCCTTATCGCCAAGGGTAAGAATAACCAACAGATTAGCAATCTCCTCAATATCGCTGAGAGTACAGTGAGGTTCCATGCTAACAATATTTTCGGTAAATTGAACGTGAGGGATCGCACTCAAGCTTTAGTCACCGCCCTGAATCGAGGAATTGTACGGCTGTAG
- a CDS encoding DUF2231 domain-containing protein, which produces METTDTTTTGSSASSPFPNIPPVIETDDREYRDTGVPSTVAIAGHPLHPLSVIFPIAFLAAALGSDFGYWLTRDFFWARASIWLIGLGLGGGLIAAATGLSDFLKIERVRKRNAGWIHMILNVSILVLTLLNFLIRLGNIDGRILPWGLLISLVVGTLTSVSGWFGAELSYRHKIGVVGAGSKRYP; this is translated from the coding sequence ATGGAAACCACCGATACAACTACTACAGGTTCGTCTGCTTCTTCTCCATTTCCTAATATTCCCCCTGTTATTGAAACAGACGATCGCGAATATCGTGATACAGGTGTACCAAGTACAGTGGCGATCGCGGGACATCCCTTACATCCCCTCAGCGTTATTTTCCCCATTGCTTTTTTAGCAGCCGCCTTAGGTAGCGATTTCGGCTACTGGCTAACCCGCGATTTCTTCTGGGCTAGGGCTTCCATCTGGCTAATTGGCTTAGGCTTAGGAGGAGGACTCATCGCCGCCGCCACAGGCTTAAGCGACTTCTTGAAAATTGAACGTGTCCGCAAACGTAACGCCGGCTGGATACACATGATTCTGAATGTATCTATCCTAGTTTTGACACTACTAAACTTCCTTATCCGCTTGGGCAACATTGATGGCAGAATCTTACCTTGGGGATTATTAATTTCTCTAGTTGTTGGTACTTTAACTAGCGTTTCTGGCTGGTTCGGTGCAGAACTTTCCTATCGCCACAAAATCGGCGTAGTCGGTGCTGGTAGCAAGAGATATCCATAA
- the gatC gene encoding Asp-tRNA(Asn)/Glu-tRNA(Gln) amidotransferase subunit GatC, producing MIDREQVRKVALLARLELTPEEEEQFTTQLGSILDYVEQLNELDVTNVPPTTRAIDVSNITRKDDLQPYAEREAILSSAPEQEGEFFKVPKILNAE from the coding sequence ATGATTGACCGCGAACAAGTTCGTAAAGTAGCATTGCTTGCCCGTTTAGAATTGACTCCAGAAGAGGAAGAACAATTTACTACTCAACTGGGAAGTATTTTAGATTACGTTGAGCAATTAAATGAATTAGACGTTACTAATGTACCTCCCACAACCAGGGCAATTGATGTTAGCAACATCACTAGAAAAGATGACCTGCAACCCTACGCTGAGAGGGAAGCTATTCTTAGCAGTGCGCCAGAACAAGAAGGGGAATTTTTCAAAGTACCAAAAATCCTCAACGCCGAATAG
- a CDS encoding glutathione S-transferase family protein, translating into MGLGVLKDGQWISERDQEDSQGKFVRPSTTFRNQITADGSSGFKAESGRYHLYISWACPWACRTAIMRQLKGLENVIGLSVVAPVIEQNSWEFSDEPGCIPDTVNGTQYLWQVYLKADSNYSGRVTVPVLWDKQTRTIVNNESREIIRMLDTEFESLAEKHINFYPKHLQKVIDETIDAIYQPINNGVYRAGFATSQSAYDEAVTELFAALDYWENILGKQRYLCGDQITEADWCMFTTLFRFDAVYYVHFKCNLHRIVEYPHLWNYLKELYQFPGVRETCNLDHIKRHYYKSHPKVNPTRIVPKGPVINFDEPHNRGEKFVAVGV; encoded by the coding sequence ATGGGTCTGGGTGTTCTTAAAGATGGTCAGTGGATATCTGAACGGGATCAAGAAGATTCTCAGGGTAAATTTGTTCGCCCATCAACTACATTTCGTAACCAGATTACAGCCGATGGTTCTAGTGGATTTAAGGCTGAATCTGGGCGATATCATTTGTATATTTCTTGGGCTTGTCCTTGGGCGTGTCGCACCGCAATTATGAGGCAATTGAAGGGTTTAGAAAATGTTATTGGTCTATCAGTAGTAGCACCAGTAATTGAACAAAATAGTTGGGAATTTAGTGATGAGCCAGGGTGTATTCCTGATACTGTTAATGGTACTCAATACCTCTGGCAAGTTTATCTCAAAGCTGATTCTAATTATAGTGGGCGGGTAACAGTTCCGGTTTTATGGGATAAGCAAACTCGGACTATTGTGAATAATGAATCCCGCGAAATTATTCGGATGTTGGATACAGAATTTGAGTCTTTGGCAGAAAAACATATCAATTTCTATCCAAAACATTTACAAAAGGTAATTGACGAGACAATAGACGCGATTTATCAACCTATAAATAACGGTGTTTATCGTGCTGGCTTTGCAACATCTCAGTCAGCCTATGATGAAGCGGTAACAGAATTATTTGCAGCCCTTGATTATTGGGAAAATATATTAGGAAAACAACGCTATCTTTGCGGGGATCAAATTACAGAGGCGGACTGGTGTATGTTTACAACCCTGTTTCGCTTCGATGCAGTTTATTACGTGCATTTTAAATGCAACCTACACCGAATTGTCGAATATCCTCATCTTTGGAATTACCTCAAAGAACTCTATCAATTTCCAGGGGTGAGAGAAACCTGTAATCTTGACCATATTAAGCGCCATTATTACAAAAGCCATCCCAAAGTTAACCCTACTCGCATTGTCCCGAAAGGGCCTGTAATTAATTTTGATGAACCTCATAACCGGGGTGAGAAGTTTGTAGCGGTTGGTGTTTGA
- a CDS encoding LmeA family phospholipid-binding protein, translated as MPETPGLGEQALSKAAEIGLSSQLDEVENLDVDIKTDPLKLVQGQVDSVKIDGEGMVMQKDLRVDSMQMQVNNVAINPLSAAFGKIELTKPTVGTARVVLTESDINRAFNSEFVISKIQSQKIHINGQLKTVKPQHIDFRLPGKEQVAINADILLVEDSETHKVAFTAVPHVSANGTSVVLENVTYGEEEISPELTQALVEQTSEILNLSNFDLEGMSLRVKQLQVEIGKLTLQAEAYVEQIPSNNN; from the coding sequence ATGCCTGAAACCCCCGGATTAGGAGAACAGGCGCTGAGTAAAGCGGCAGAAATCGGGTTATCTAGCCAGTTAGATGAAGTCGAAAATCTCGATGTAGATATCAAAACTGATCCACTGAAACTAGTCCAAGGACAGGTGGATTCGGTTAAAATTGACGGTGAAGGTATGGTAATGCAGAAAGACTTGCGTGTAGATTCAATGCAAATGCAGGTCAATAATGTTGCCATTAATCCTTTAAGTGCAGCTTTTGGCAAAATAGAACTTACCAAACCCACAGTTGGTACTGCACGGGTTGTTTTAACAGAATCAGACATTAACCGTGCCTTTAATTCTGAATTTGTGATTTCCAAAATTCAAAGCCAGAAAATACATATTAACGGGCAGTTGAAAACGGTCAAACCCCAACACATAGACTTCCGTTTACCAGGTAAAGAACAAGTGGCAATAAATGCCGACATACTGTTAGTAGAAGATAGCGAAACTCATAAAGTTGCCTTCACAGCCGTACCCCATGTTAGTGCTAATGGTACATCTGTAGTGCTGGAAAATGTCACTTATGGCGAAGAAGAAATTTCACCAGAATTAACACAAGCGTTAGTAGAACAAACTAGTGAAATTTTAAATCTAAGCAACTTTGATTTAGAAGGAATGAGTTTACGAGTTAAGCAACTACAGGTAGAAATAGGCAAACTTACCTTGCAAGCGGAAGCTTACGTAGAACAGATTCCCTCGAATAATAACTAG
- a CDS encoding photosystem I assembly protein Ycf3, with amino-acid sequence MPRTQKNDNFVDKSFTVMADIILKILPTNKKAKEAFVYYRDGMSAQAEGEYAEALEYYEEALTLEEDANDRGFIFYNMGLIYASNGDHEKALELYHQAIENNSRLPQALNNIAVIYHYQGEKAKEAGDNDGGEALFDKAADYWVRAIRMAPNNYIEAQNWLKTTGRMQIDVFF; translated from the coding sequence ATGCCAAGAACACAGAAAAACGATAATTTTGTTGATAAATCCTTTACTGTCATGGCAGATATCATTCTCAAAATACTGCCAACCAACAAAAAAGCTAAAGAAGCCTTTGTTTATTATCGAGATGGGATGTCAGCGCAGGCAGAGGGTGAATATGCCGAGGCACTGGAGTACTATGAAGAAGCCCTCACCTTAGAAGAAGATGCTAACGATCGCGGTTTTATTTTTTACAATATGGGGCTGATCTATGCTAGTAACGGCGACCATGAAAAAGCCCTAGAACTTTATCACCAAGCCATCGAGAATAATTCCCGGCTACCCCAAGCATTGAATAATATAGCCGTTATTTACCACTACCAAGGTGAAAAAGCCAAAGAAGCTGGTGATAACGATGGTGGCGAAGCTCTGTTTGACAAAGCCGCCGACTACTGGGTACGGGCAATTCGCATGGCTCCCAATAACTACATCGAAGCCCAAAACTGGCTAAAAACCACCGGAAGGATGCAAATTGACGTATTCTTTTAG
- a CDS encoding glutathione S-transferase family protein: protein MENLRLYDFLPSGNGYKVRLLLTQMGMPFERVDVNILKGESRTPEFLSKNLNGRIPVLEIAPGKYLAESNAILLYLSEYTEFLPSDRYLKAQVLQWLFFEQYSHEPYIATSRFWVSILGKAEEYREALEQKREPGYAALKVMENHLRHRSFFVDERYTIADIALFAYTHVADEGGFDLSHFPAIQAWIERVKSQSGYITITHEPQLCYEW from the coding sequence ATGGAAAACTTACGTTTGTACGATTTTTTACCTTCAGGCAATGGCTATAAAGTAAGGCTTTTATTAACACAAATGGGTATGCCATTTGAAAGAGTAGACGTGAATATTTTAAAGGGAGAAAGCCGCACCCCAGAGTTTTTAAGTAAAAATCTTAACGGTAGAATACCAGTTTTAGAAATTGCCCCTGGCAAGTATTTAGCCGAATCAAATGCTATATTGCTTTACCTGAGCGAATATACAGAATTTTTACCAAGCGATCGCTATTTAAAAGCTCAAGTCCTGCAATGGTTATTTTTTGAACAATACAGTCATGAACCGTATATTGCTACCTCAAGATTTTGGGTTTCTATTTTAGGTAAAGCAGAAGAATATCGTGAGGCTTTAGAACAAAAACGTGAACCAGGGTACGCGGCGCTGAAAGTAATGGAAAATCATTTGAGACACCGTAGCTTTTTTGTAGATGAGCGTTACACAATTGCTGATATCGCCTTATTTGCTTACACCCACGTAGCTGATGAAGGTGGGTTTGATTTATCACACTTTCCCGCTATTCAAGCCTGGATAGAAAGAGTTAAATCTCAATCTGGATATATTACTATCACTCATGAACCACAATTATGCTATGAATGGTGA
- a CDS encoding DUF167 domain-containing protein translates to MQKKVKVKPNSKQQKIAEQDDGSLTVHLKSPPVDGKANEELIKLLAEKFDVPKSQITIKSGLSSRQKLIEIDT, encoded by the coding sequence ATGCAGAAAAAAGTTAAAGTCAAACCTAATTCCAAACAACAAAAAATTGCCGAACAGGATGATGGTAGCCTCACCGTACACTTAAAATCTCCTCCAGTCGATGGTAAAGCTAATGAAGAATTAATCAAACTTCTAGCTGAAAAATTTGATGTGCCAAAATCTCAGATCACAATTAAGTCTGGTTTATCTTCCCGACAAAAACTGATTGAGATTGACACATGA
- a CDS encoding PAS domain S-box protein: MVFSVSEFIKNISDRQTKLSLRTILIIPFVLQIFAVVSLTGYLSFKNGQQAVNSITTQLLREISLRVEQNLENFLAMPHKINQQNTNYIELKQLDVQDFSNLEKHFYEQLKVFDTVSLIGFATKNQELISSERFPDDSLTIRVSNKSTNYNLRTYTTDSQGKRTGINDYGKPYDPRRRYWYNQPIKTGKQVWSEIYPHNSGIALYVAASQPVYDNQGNLQGVLLSNLNLSKIGTFLNSLNIGKTGISFIIERPSGTLVATSTDEKPFRTNYVKTQLAENKIKSFLATESSDIKTRLTAKYLKAKFSNFSSIKLPQQLDFKIDSKRQFIQVLPFQERRGIDWLIVVVVPEEDFMSEINANTRTTIILCIVALIIAITVGLLIVNSINKAVIILKESALALAQGEWEKRIEIKRTDELGELARAFNSMADQLADYNSILEQQVAKRTLELQQEIAERKQAEQALVESETRFRLLAEATFEAIVITQKGVILDANQTCAEMFGYELSEVIGMQVMDFAAPECREQVMQKILSGDEGIYETICLCKDGTTFPAEIRARVMSYRGRTIRMAAIQDITSRKRGEEATVLAERNRLAQEIHDTLAQAFAVVIVHLDTASRKLTTNIETAQALIKAGRDLAHSGLTEARRSIKAMRSQLLEDENIFNGLNRFATQMFSPTNTRIVCQAVGKIYSLPPDVENNLLRIGQEALTNAFKYAKAQEIRIELAYWEKQFSLRIQDDGQGFDMGSVSIVNSFGLLIMSERAERIGAKLTIQSSPRQGTEVIVTVNI; encoded by the coding sequence ATGGTTTTTTCAGTGAGCGAATTTATTAAGAATATTAGTGATCGTCAGACCAAGCTTTCTCTGCGAACCATTTTAATCATTCCCTTTGTTTTACAAATCTTTGCTGTTGTCAGTTTAACTGGTTATCTTTCATTTAAAAATGGACAACAAGCAGTAAATAGTATTACAACACAGTTATTGAGGGAAATTAGTTTACGTGTTGAACAGAATCTAGAAAATTTTCTGGCAATGCCACATAAGATAAATCAGCAAAATACTAATTATATAGAATTAAAACAATTAGATGTACAAGATTTTTCTAATTTAGAAAAACATTTTTATGAGCAATTAAAAGTATTCGATACTGTCAGCCTAATTGGGTTTGCGACTAAAAATCAAGAGTTAATCTCATCGGAAAGGTTTCCTGATGATTCTTTGACAATTAGAGTATCTAATAAATCAACAAATTATAATTTAAGAACTTACACAACTGATAGCCAAGGCAAGCGTACAGGGATAAATGATTATGGTAAACCTTACGATCCTCGAAGACGTTATTGGTACAATCAACCCATAAAAACGGGAAAACAGGTTTGGAGTGAGATTTATCCTCATAATTCTGGGATTGCTTTATACGTTGCTGCTAGTCAGCCTGTTTATGATAATCAGGGAAATTTACAAGGAGTTTTACTATCTAATCTTAATCTCTCGAAAATTGGCACTTTTCTAAATAGTTTAAATATTGGCAAAACAGGCATAAGTTTTATTATCGAGCGCCCATCAGGCACATTAGTGGCAACTTCAACTGATGAAAAACCTTTTCGCACCAATTATGTCAAAACACAATTAGCAGAAAATAAAATTAAATCATTTTTAGCTACAGAAAGTAGTGATATTAAAACGCGACTAACAGCTAAATACTTAAAAGCAAAATTTTCTAATTTCAGTTCAATTAAACTTCCACAACAATTAGATTTTAAAATCGATAGTAAGCGGCAGTTTATTCAAGTTTTACCCTTTCAAGAGCGTCGAGGAATTGACTGGTTAATTGTGGTAGTAGTTCCAGAAGAAGACTTTATGTCGGAAATTAATGCTAATACTCGTACAACAATCATACTGTGTATTGTTGCTTTGATAATAGCTATAACTGTTGGTCTTCTGATTGTAAACTCAATAAATAAAGCAGTCATTATCTTAAAAGAATCTGCTTTAGCACTAGCTCAAGGTGAATGGGAAAAAAGAATAGAAATAAAGCGCACCGATGAGTTAGGAGAATTAGCCAGAGCATTTAATAGTATGGCGGATCAACTAGCTGATTATAATTCGATTTTAGAGCAACAGGTGGCTAAACGTACCCTAGAATTACAACAGGAAATTGCTGAACGCAAGCAGGCAGAGCAAGCACTTGTGGAGAGTGAGACGCGATTTCGACTCTTAGCAGAGGCAACATTTGAGGCGATCGTCATTACTCAGAAGGGCGTAATTTTAGACGCTAACCAAACTTGTGCGGAGATGTTTGGTTATGAATTATCTGAAGTGATTGGTATGCAGGTTATGGATTTTGCAGCCCCTGAATGCAGGGAACAAGTGATGCAGAAGATTCTTTCAGGAGATGAGGGAATTTATGAAACTATCTGCCTTTGCAAGGATGGGACTACTTTTCCGGCAGAGATTAGAGCCAGAGTCATGTCGTATCGTGGGCGTACTATCAGGATGGCAGCTATACAGGATATTACTAGTCGTAAACGGGGTGAAGAAGCCACTGTATTAGCAGAACGCAACCGTTTGGCGCAGGAAATTCACGATACCTTAGCTCAAGCCTTTGCCGTTGTCATTGTCCACTTAGATACAGCCTCACGCAAACTGACTACAAATATAGAAACGGCACAGGCTTTAATCAAGGCAGGACGAGATTTGGCTCACTCTGGACTAACTGAGGCACGCCGTTCCATTAAAGCCATGCGGTCGCAATTATTAGAGGACGAAAACATTTTTAATGGTCTTAATCGCTTCGCCACGCAGATGTTCTCCCCCACCAATACACGTATTGTTTGCCAAGCAGTAGGCAAGATATATTCCCTACCTCCAGATGTGGAAAATAATCTACTCCGCATTGGACAAGAGGCATTAACCAATGCCTTCAAATACGCCAAAGCGCAAGAAATTCGCATAGAACTGGCATACTGGGAAAAGCAATTTAGCCTGCGGATTCAAGATGATGGGCAAGGGTTTGATATGGGTAGTGTATCTATTGTCAACAGCTTTGGTCTTTTAATTATGAGCGAACGGGCTGAACGCATTGGCGCGAAATTAACGATTCAGAGTTCCCCAAGGCAAGGAACGGAGGTCATAGTAACTGTTAATATATGA
- a CDS encoding SOS response-associated peptidase, with amino-acid sequence MCGRFTLTQSPEALAEVFHVQQLLDLEAQYNIAPTQTVVTVLHNADSNKREFQKLRWGLIPSWAKDQSISTKLINARAETIAEKPSFRSAFKQRRCLIVADGFYEWQRKQGKKQPFYFRLKDEQPFGFAGLWEKWTNPEGEEIHSCTIVTTTANELLEPIHDRMPVILAPQDYDLWLDPQEQKPQALQHLLSPYPASEMTSYPVSTVVNSARHNSAECIIPLDEQNSSLNQLH; translated from the coding sequence ATGTGTGGAAGATTTACCTTAACCCAGTCACCAGAAGCATTAGCCGAAGTTTTTCATGTCCAACAGCTTCTGGATTTAGAGGCTCAATATAACATTGCACCTACGCAAACTGTAGTGACAGTGTTGCATAACGCCGATAGTAACAAACGAGAATTTCAAAAATTACGTTGGGGTTTAATACCTTCGTGGGCGAAAGATCAGTCAATATCTACCAAGCTTATCAACGCTAGAGCCGAGACTATTGCCGAGAAACCATCTTTTCGTTCAGCCTTCAAGCAGCGTCGCTGTTTAATAGTGGCTGATGGCTTTTATGAATGGCAAAGAAAGCAAGGAAAAAAACAACCCTTTTATTTTCGGCTAAAAGATGAGCAACCCTTTGGCTTTGCTGGATTATGGGAAAAATGGACAAACCCTGAAGGAGAAGAAATTCACTCCTGTACAATTGTAACCACAACCGCTAACGAACTCCTCGAACCAATCCATGACAGAATGCCAGTAATTCTAGCTCCCCAAGATTACGATTTGTGGTTAGATCCCCAAGAGCAAAAGCCCCAAGCGTTACAACACTTATTATCGCCCTATCCAGCCTCAGAAATGACCTCCTACCCAGTCAGCACTGTAGTTAATAGCGCCAGACATAACAGTGCAGAGTGTATTATCCCCCTCGACGAGCAGAATAGCTCCCTAAATCAGTTACATTAA